The genomic window TCGCGGTCGCCTCTCTCATCAGCCCGTACCGCGACGACCGCGAGAAGGTCCGCCGCCTGCACGAGGAGGCCGGGATCCCGTTCGTCGAGGTGTTCGTCGACACCCCGCTCGAGCAGTGCGAGTCCCGCGACCCCAAGGGCATGTACGCGAAGGCGCGAGCGGGGGAGATCACGGGATTCACCGGCATCGACGACCCGTACGAGGCCCCGGAGCACGCCGAACTGGTGCTGCGGCCCGGGGACGGCGACCCGGTCGCCCAGGCCGCGAAGATCATGGAGTATCTGGACCTGTGCTGACCGACACCGAACTCGCCGCCGACCTCGCCGCCCGCGCCGGAACGTTGCTGCTGGACCTGCGCTCCCGCGAACTGGGGGAGACGCCACTGGAGAAATCGGCCGCCAAGGACCTCGGCCGGCGCGGCGACCGCGACGCGAACACTCTGCTGCTCGCGGCCCTGGCCGCGGCCCGCCCCGACGACGCCGTCCTGTCCGAGGAATCCGCGGACGACGCCGCCCGCCTGGACAATCCGCGGGTGTGGATCATCGACCCGCTCGACGGGTCCCGCGAATACGGGCTGCCCGGACGTGCCGACTGGGCCGTACATGTCGCCCTCTGGGAACGGGACGGGGAACAGGGGCCCGGCATCACCGCGGCCGCCGTCGCGCAACCCGCCCTCGACCGGGTGTACGTCGGCGGGATCACCCGGGCGACGGCGTCCACCCGGAGCCGGCCACGGATCGTGGTGAGCGACAGTCGTCCACCGGAATTCGCGGCCGAACTGGCCCGACGCGTCGACGGTGATCTCGTGCCCATGGGGTCGGCGGGGGCGAAGGCCATGGCCGTGCTCCGCGGCGACGCCGACGCCTACGTGCACGCCGGTGGCCAGTGGGAGTGGGACTCGGCCGCCCCCGTCGGTGTCGCGCTCGCGGCCGGACTGCACTGCTCCCGCATCGACGGCACCCCGCTGCGCTACAACGAGGCCCACCCGTACCTGCCGGACCTGCTGATCTGCCGTCCCGACCTGGCGCAGTCACTGCTCGACGGGATCGCCGCCCTCACCGCATCCGCCGCGCCGGACAGCCCGCGGATCGCGATGGCCCGCGAATACATCGACTCCCTCGTCACCCACGACGCGAGCAAGGTGCGGCTCGCCCGGCACTGCCGGCGCTGGGAGAACGGGCAGCCCACCGGCGACTCCGGCGACGAGATCCGCACGATGCTCGAAACCGGCGCGCAGTACCGGCCCGTCACCGGGGTCCGTGACCTCACCTTCCGGGAATGGGGTTCCGACGTCGTCGCCCGATTCCTGCTCGACATGACCGCCGGCCCCGGCACCCTGACGGTCGCGATCACCGAGCACTTCGCGATCGGCGGCGCCGAGATCGACGCCGTCACCGCGATCATCGAACCGGCTCCCTGACCGGGAGCGGCGCCGGCGGAACCGGCGCCGCTCCGCGGATCAGAACCGCAGCGTCATCGGACCCGGATTCCACAGCCCGGACCGGCGTTCGGTGACGGTGGTGACCTCCGCGGGCACCGCCGACTCGTTGCGCGGCGTGAACTCCTCGACCTGACCCCAGTCCCGGCGCCAGTCGTGGTTCAGGTACGACGGGATCGTCCGCGCCTCGAGCAGCTGATCCGTCCAGCCGAGCGGGCCGCCACCGATGTGGTCCTGCCACAGGTTCGTCGACACCGCGCCGCCGCGATCCGGGAGGATCCGGAACTTCGGCACCTCGGCGACACCGTCGTGGTGGGTGAACGGCTGCTGGCACGGGAACTGCAGGCCCACCGCCCAGTCGGCCAGCACCGGGGTGTCGGAGCCGATCACGTCCTGCAACGTCCGGGTCTGCGGCACCCGCGGGGGAGTGACCGCGATCCACTGGTCCGGGTCGCGGCTCTCGTCCGCCACCACCAACCGGACCGCGTCCGCGTCGGACGGCAACTGGTCCAGCGGCACCCGCAGGTTCCGCCACGACGGCGCCGGACCGATGTCGAACGGGGTCGCCCGGCCGAGGACGGTGACCGACCCGTCGGACTGCCGGGTGCCGTACTCGACCTCCAGCGCGGGGCCGGGCGTCACGAGGCCGTCCCGGTCCACCGAGCGGACCCGCCCGGCCGCGGCGACCGACACGATGTCGCCGCGGGTGCCGTCGGCGCCGATCTCCGGCAGCCGGTACCAGTCGGTGGTCAGGGTCGCCGGTGCCTGCTCGTTCTTGCGGTAGCTGCCGAGAATCGGGGTGGTGGCCGGGTCCAGGCCGAAGGGCAGGGCCACGGTGCTGCCGTTGACCCCGACCGCGCCCTCACCACCGCCGGTGCCGGCGGTGTCCGTGGACGTCGAATCCGTGTCCGAGTCGACGAGGTTCGCGGTGCCGGTGGTGGACTCGGTGTCCGCGCTCAGATCGGTGGCCACCCCGTCCGGGGTGAACCCGGTCGAGTCGGTGCCGGCCAGGGCGTCTGCGACGGTGCCGGAGAACGGCTGCAGCATCGAGGCGTTCGGGTCCGTCTCGAGGAGCACGTCGTATGCGAGGCCACAGTTCTGGCCGCGCAGCGCATCGATGTTGGAGCGGCCCACCGAGAACGCCGGATACTGGCTCACCGCGCCCTTCGCGAACGACAGCACCTCGAACAGCACGACCGCGGCCGCGGCCACCGTCAACGGCGGCACAGCCCACAGCTTCCGGGCGACCGTGCCCGGAGCGGGCTCACGCGAGTCCCGCAGATGGCACCACACCGCGACCGCGAGCAGGGCGAGCGAAGCCGCGAACAGGTAGGTGCCGAATCCCTTCCCGAACAGGGTGGGCGGCTTGTCCCACCACGGGATCCCCCACGCCGACACGTACCAGTAGTTGTTGGTGCCGGTGAACGAGATCGCCATCACGAACGCCACCGCGGCCGCGAACAGTGCCCGGTTGCGCGGCGACCGCAGCACCGCCGGACCGACGGCGACCGCGACGAGCACCGCGATCGCGCCCGCGATACCGGCGAACACACCGAGGTGATGGGTCCACTTGGTGGGCGTGAACATCATCAGGGCGACGGCGCCGATCGCGACACCGACCACGCGCCGCGACGGACCGGCGGCCGTGCCCGGGATCCGCCCGCCCTTACGCAGGATCGCCAGCAGCGCGACCAGCACACCCAGGAACATCACGAAGATGCCGAACCGGCGCGACAGCGACCCGTCGGCGGTGTAGTTCAGCAGCCACTGGTACCGCAGATGCTCGGTGAACCACTTCTCGCTCGGCCCGGCGACATCGTGCGCGTCCTGCATCACCGGGACGACGGCGAGAGTCTGGTCACCGAACACGGCGACCAGGATCGCGGTGCCGGCCGCGATCAACGGCAACAGCAGCGCGGTGTAGCCGACGGTCTTCGCGCGGGCCACGAGAATCCGCAGCAGCGGTCGTGCGCCGGCGATCAGGGCGGCGAAGCAGATGATGCCGGACGGGCCGACGGACAACGTCAGGGCCGCGATCAGGATCGCCACCGCGGCCGGCAGCAGCCGCCGGGTCGCGATCGCCCGCTCCACCGAACACCACGTGAGCAGCACACCGGCCGCGACGACCGGTTCCGGGCGCAGCCCGTTGTTGTACGGCAGCCACACGGCGAGGAAGCCGAGGGCACCGGTCCACAGGGCGATCCGGCTCGTGCGGGCCGCGATACCCAGACGCGGCACCACCTCACGGCTGAGCACCAGCCACGTGACGATGCCCGCCAGCAGCGCCGGCAGCCGCACCCAGATGCTCGCGCTCCAGATGTCGTCGAGCAGCCCGAAGATCTGGTAGTAGGGCGTGCCGAACGGAGTCTCGGGCACCCCGAAGTAACGGAAGTAGTTCGACATGTAACCCGACGACTGCGCCGAGCGGGCCATCGTGAACTGGTAGCCGTCGTCGGCGGTGGTCGCGCCGATGACGTGCCACACCAGCAGCGTGCCGATCACGGCGCCGTCGGCGATCCCGAACCGCCACCAGCGGGACGGCAGGAACCGGCGGGAACGGCGGCCGTCGGCGCAGTCGATACGGTGCAGCGCCACCAGGCTCAGCAGCGTCGCGAGGACCGCCACGATCATCGCGACCAGCTTGATCACCGTCGGGGACGACGAGAACCGGGTGTCGAGGACCATGTCGACCGACAGGCCCGCGGGGGCTGCGCCTTCGAGATCGCTGAACACGCCGACCACCTGCGGGCGGACGTCCCCGTCGACGGTCTTCGTCAGATCCGACGCGCCGGTGACGGCCACCGTCGTCCGGTCCGCTGCCGACGAGATCTCGACCGCGCAGTCCGCCCCGGAGAGTTCCGACAGCGGCACCGACAGCAGCGCCGTGTCCCGCAGGATCACGTCGAGGCGGGCCGGGGTGTCGTCGGACGCCGCGACGGTCTTCGCGACGAGCCCGTACTTCTCCGCGTCCGGCGCTCCGGCCGGGAGCGTCGAGGCCACCACACCACCGGAGGCGAGGTCGCGGACCGTCGCGCACGGAATCCGCGCGTCCAGCGACATCGGCGCGTACGACACCAGCGGCGCCTGCACGCTCGTCGCGACCCCGTTCTGCGGCCACGACAGCGACGCCTGATCCTGCTGCACCGGCAGCAGCGGGATCGCCACCGCGCACAGCACACCGATCACCGCCGAGACGATCGCGACCAGGCGGGCGCGGCGCAGATCCCACCACGCCGCCGACGCGTTCGTCCCGGATCCCGGCTGCCTCTTCACGGGCAGCGGTTCCGCCCCCACCATGCTGTCGACCACGAGAAGCGATGGTAACGGCTACCGGCCGAGTAGAAACGAACCCCATGAAGGTCTACACAGGAACCGATGCTGCCGCCGACATGGCGACGGTCGCCGCCGCGGCCCGCCGCGCCGAGGCCGCCGGGTACGACGGCCTGCACGTTTCCGAAACCGTGCACGATCCGTTCCTCCTCGCGATGGCGGCCCTGCAGGCGACCGAAAGGATCGTGGTTCGCACCTCGGTGGCGCTCGCGTTCGTCCGCAGCCCGGTCGCGGTCGCCTACACCGCGTGGGACCTGTCGAAGATGTCCGGTGGCCGCTTCCAGTTGGGCCTCGGCAGCCAGATCCGGCAGAACATCGAACAGCGGTACGCGATGGACTGGTCGGCGCCCGCACCGCGCATGCGCGAGTACGTCCGGGTGGTGCGCGCGGTGTTCGCGACGTTCCGCAGCGGCGAACTCGTCCCGGAGGTGGGGGAGCACTACCGGTTCACCCGCATGCAGCCCTACTTCAATCCCGGACCGGACACCGACACGCTGGTGCCACCTGTCTACCTCGGTGGCGTCGGCCGGCGCATGTGCGAGGTCGCGGGGGAGACCGCCGACGGGTTGATCACCCACCCCACCAACAGCGACACCGGCTACCTCGTCGACGCATGCCTGCCCGCCCTGCGCACCGGGGCCCGATCCCGGCCCCTCGACACGTTCGAGGTGGTCGCCGGCCTGCAGGTGATCACCGGCGCCACCGACGACGACGTCGCCGCCGAACGCGAACGACGACGCCGACTCTTCGCGTTCCTGTACTCCACTCCCGCCTACCGCGGGGCCCTCGACCGGCACGGGCACCCGCACCTGCAGGAGACG from Prescottella sp. R16 includes these protein-coding regions:
- a CDS encoding arabinosyltransferase domain-containing protein, which produces MVGAEPLPVKRQPGSGTNASAAWWDLRRARLVAIVSAVIGVLCAVAIPLLPVQQDQASLSWPQNGVATSVQAPLVSYAPMSLDARIPCATVRDLASGGVVASTLPAGAPDAEKYGLVAKTVAASDDTPARLDVILRDTALLSVPLSELSGADCAVEISSAADRTTVAVTGASDLTKTVDGDVRPQVVGVFSDLEGAAPAGLSVDMVLDTRFSSSPTVIKLVAMIVAVLATLLSLVALHRIDCADGRRSRRFLPSRWWRFGIADGAVIGTLLVWHVIGATTADDGYQFTMARSAQSSGYMSNYFRYFGVPETPFGTPYYQIFGLLDDIWSASIWVRLPALLAGIVTWLVLSREVVPRLGIAARTSRIALWTGALGFLAVWLPYNNGLRPEPVVAAGVLLTWCSVERAIATRRLLPAAVAILIAALTLSVGPSGIICFAALIAGARPLLRILVARAKTVGYTALLLPLIAAGTAILVAVFGDQTLAVVPVMQDAHDVAGPSEKWFTEHLRYQWLLNYTADGSLSRRFGIFVMFLGVLVALLAILRKGGRIPGTAAGPSRRVVGVAIGAVALMMFTPTKWTHHLGVFAGIAGAIAVLVAVAVGPAVLRSPRNRALFAAAVAFVMAISFTGTNNYWYVSAWGIPWWDKPPTLFGKGFGTYLFAASLALLAVAVWCHLRDSREPAPGTVARKLWAVPPLTVAAAAVVLFEVLSFAKGAVSQYPAFSVGRSNIDALRGQNCGLAYDVLLETDPNASMLQPFSGTVADALAGTDSTGFTPDGVATDLSADTESTTGTANLVDSDTDSTSTDTAGTGGGEGAVGVNGSTVALPFGLDPATTPILGSYRKNEQAPATLTTDWYRLPEIGADGTRGDIVSVAAAGRVRSVDRDGLVTPGPALEVEYGTRQSDGSVTVLGRATPFDIGPAPSWRNLRVPLDQLPSDADAVRLVVADESRDPDQWIAVTPPRVPQTRTLQDVIGSDTPVLADWAVGLQFPCQQPFTHHDGVAEVPKFRILPDRGGAVSTNLWQDHIGGGPLGWTDQLLEARTIPSYLNHDWRRDWGQVEEFTPRNESAVPAEVTTVTERRSGLWNPGPMTLRF
- a CDS encoding TIGR03617 family F420-dependent LLM class oxidoreductase, with product MKVYTGTDAAADMATVAAAARRAEAAGYDGLHVSETVHDPFLLAMAALQATERIVVRTSVALAFVRSPVAVAYTAWDLSKMSGGRFQLGLGSQIRQNIEQRYAMDWSAPAPRMREYVRVVRAVFATFRSGELVPEVGEHYRFTRMQPYFNPGPDTDTLVPPVYLGGVGRRMCEVAGETADGLITHPTNSDTGYLVDACLPALRTGARSRPLDTFEVVAGLQVITGATDDDVAAERERRRRLFAFLYSTPAYRGALDRHGHPHLQETLADLVRENRWDRLPDTVTDDVLAGLVPTARYDRLAQAIGERVEPLRAHGVSPGVTLALPENPGHDRLVADVVAELQDR
- a CDS encoding 3'(2'),5'-bisphosphate nucleotidase CysQ encodes the protein MLTDTELAADLAARAGTLLLDLRSRELGETPLEKSAAKDLGRRGDRDANTLLLAALAAARPDDAVLSEESADDAARLDNPRVWIIDPLDGSREYGLPGRADWAVHVALWERDGEQGPGITAAAVAQPALDRVYVGGITRATASTRSRPRIVVSDSRPPEFAAELARRVDGDLVPMGSAGAKAMAVLRGDADAYVHAGGQWEWDSAAPVGVALAAGLHCSRIDGTPLRYNEAHPYLPDLLICRPDLAQSLLDGIAALTASAAPDSPRIAMAREYIDSLVTHDASKVRLARHCRRWENGQPTGDSGDEIRTMLETGAQYRPVTGVRDLTFREWGSDVVARFLLDMTAGPGTLTVAITEHFAIGGAEIDAVTAIIEPAP